One region of Mucilaginibacter gotjawali genomic DNA includes:
- a CDS encoding MFS transporter produces the protein MKRSYYIVALIMLTFFVISFLTNIIGPLGPEFIKDFKLSTGMAGVLPFAFFIAYGVMSIPSSMLVQKYNEKVIMTAAFVVAFLGALLLAAEPNYLTAVLSLFLIGCGMAMLQVVINPLLRTAGGEENYAFTSVLAQLIFGGASFVSPFVYSYLVLNLAQGNHSGIFSVLQPLVPHDLPWISLYWLFTVICVFMFAVLLLSRFPKVELNEDEKAGPWATHVMLFKKPVVILYFIALFSYVGTEQGVSYWMSEFLFRYHHFNSETTGAHAVGYFWGLMTAGGVLGLFLLKLMDSRKLLVLFTIPAIIALTFGLFGSAQVSLYAFPIVGFFMSVMYPIIFSLALSSVDEHHGSFAGILVTGIIGGAGIQLLIGGLGDLVGLRAAMMVLYITFGYMLSIGFWAKPLITNKTIFDTKDKV, from the coding sequence ATGAAACGCAGCTATTACATTGTAGCATTAATCATGCTCACTTTTTTTGTGATTTCCTTTTTAACAAATATCATAGGCCCGCTGGGCCCTGAGTTTATAAAGGATTTTAAATTGAGTACCGGGATGGCTGGCGTATTGCCGTTTGCATTCTTTATCGCCTACGGGGTAATGTCTATCCCCTCAAGCATGCTGGTACAGAAGTATAATGAAAAGGTGATCATGACTGCTGCATTTGTTGTCGCGTTCCTGGGGGCGTTACTTTTAGCTGCCGAGCCGAATTACCTGACCGCTGTTTTATCCTTGTTTTTAATAGGTTGCGGAATGGCCATGCTGCAGGTAGTGATCAACCCTTTATTAAGAACCGCAGGCGGGGAGGAAAATTATGCTTTTACCTCTGTTCTGGCACAATTGATATTTGGCGGTGCTTCATTTGTAAGCCCGTTTGTGTATTCGTACCTGGTATTAAATTTGGCGCAGGGAAACCATTCGGGTATTTTTTCGGTATTGCAACCTTTGGTGCCGCATGATCTGCCCTGGATCTCGCTATACTGGCTTTTCACCGTGATCTGCGTTTTTATGTTTGCCGTTTTGCTGCTCTCGCGGTTTCCGAAAGTTGAGTTAAACGAGGATGAAAAAGCGGGGCCATGGGCCACGCATGTGATGCTTTTTAAAAAGCCTGTTGTTATTTTATATTTTATCGCACTGTTCAGTTACGTAGGGACTGAACAGGGCGTATCCTACTGGATGTCTGAATTTCTGTTCCGCTATCATCATTTCAATTCCGAAACTACCGGCGCGCATGCGGTAGGCTATTTTTGGGGATTGATGACTGCCGGCGGTGTTTTGGGTTTGTTTTTATTAAAACTGATGGATAGCCGTAAACTGCTGGTGCTGTTTACCATCCCTGCAATTATTGCTTTAACATTTGGCCTTTTTGGCAGCGCGCAGGTTTCCTTATATGCTTTCCCGATAGTTGGTTTCTTTATGTCGGTAATGTATCCTATTATTTTCTCGCTGGCATTGAGTTCGGTAGATGAGCATCATGGTTCATTTGCGGGCATTTTGGTAACAGGCATTATTGGAGGCGCCGGCATTCAGCTGCTTATCGGCGGACTTGGTGACCTGGTTGGACTGCGGGCGGCAATGATGGTGCTTTACATTACTTTTGGCTATATGCTAAGCATTGGTTTTTGGGCGAAACCATTGATTACCAATAAAACTATATTTGACACCAAAGATAAAGTATAA
- a CDS encoding ROK family protein, with the protein MTHKHVIGIDLGATNIRGAVVNDKDLSEIISRRIKRKGTEEQVLEDVYSLIDVLMDKNIKAIGIGVPSVVDVKKGIVYDVIHIPSWKEVHLKELLEARYRLPVFINNDANCFALGEHYFGKGKGVTDMIGLTIGTGLGAGIIINNHLYAGRNCGAGEFGMVDYLKKNYEYYASGSFFHNVYGLSGEQVFKKAKKGDEEALKLYAELGKHLGNAIKMIMYTYDTELIILGGSVALAYDFFEKAMWERIKTFEFPKSIGNLKIETSALANSGILGAAALYYDAE; encoded by the coding sequence ATGACTCACAAACACGTTATAGGAATTGACCTGGGCGCCACGAATATCCGGGGAGCTGTGGTTAATGACAAGGATCTCTCCGAAATCATCTCGAGGCGGATCAAAAGAAAAGGGACTGAAGAGCAGGTACTGGAGGATGTTTATTCCCTGATAGATGTATTGATGGATAAAAACATTAAAGCCATCGGCATTGGCGTGCCCAGCGTAGTGGATGTAAAAAAAGGTATTGTTTATGACGTGATCCATATCCCGTCCTGGAAAGAAGTTCATTTAAAAGAACTGCTGGAAGCCCGTTACAGGCTCCCTGTTTTTATCAACAACGATGCCAATTGCTTTGCATTGGGCGAACATTACTTCGGCAAAGGTAAGGGGGTTACTGATATGATCGGTTTAACCATCGGCACCGGGCTGGGTGCCGGCATTATCATTAACAACCACTTGTATGCGGGCCGTAACTGCGGGGCCGGGGAATTTGGGATGGTTGACTATTTAAAGAAAAACTATGAGTACTATGCAAGCGGTTCCTTTTTTCATAATGTTTATGGCCTGAGCGGCGAACAAGTGTTTAAAAAAGCAAAAAAGGGTGATGAGGAAGCATTAAAACTTTATGCTGAACTGGGTAAACACTTAGGCAATGCGATTAAAATGATCATGTACACCTATGATACTGAACTGATTATTTTAGGAGGATCGGTAGCGCTTGCTTATGATTTCTTTGAAAAAGCGATGTGGGAACGCATCAAAACATTTGAATTTCCTAAAAGCATCGGTAACCTTAAAATTGAAACCTCCGCTTTAGCCAATAGCGGGATTTTGGGAGCGGCTGCGTTATATTACGATGCGGAGTAA
- the guaB gene encoding IMP dehydrogenase produces the protein MELDPSKFVAEGLTYDDVLLIPSYSEVLPRDVDTSTYLTKKIRLNIPIISAAMDTVTESSLAIAIAQAGGIGILHKNMTIQAQADEVRKVKRSESGMIQDPVTLHEGAEVADAVKIMREYRIGGIPIVNGGGKLMGIITNRDLRFQKDMNRPVEEVMTKTNLITAPEGTTLLQAEEILQNYKIEKLPVVDKDGVLRGLITFKDIQKFKNFPSACKDEYGRLRVGAAVGVSPENVERVKALFNAGVDVITVDTAHGHSKGVLDMVRLVKQLYPDLQVIAGNVATADGAIALADAGADAIKVGIGPGSICTTRIVAGVGVPQLFAVYECAKAMQGRGIPIIADGGIKQTGDIVKAIGAGASSIMAGSLFAGVEESPGETILYEGRKFKSYRGMGSVEAMDKGSKDRYFQDETDVVTKLVPEGIVGRVPYKGMLAEVIYQYIGGLRAGMHYCGAATIEGLQKAKFVRITAAGMRESHPHDITITKEAPNYSR, from the coding sequence ATGGAGCTCGACCCCTCAAAATTTGTTGCCGAAGGATTAACTTACGACGACGTTCTACTCATCCCTTCCTACTCTGAAGTTTTACCACGCGATGTAGATACCAGCACGTACCTCACCAAAAAGATCAGGTTAAATATTCCGATCATTTCGGCTGCGATGGATACAGTTACCGAATCTTCGCTGGCGATAGCCATAGCGCAGGCGGGAGGTATCGGTATTTTGCATAAGAATATGACCATCCAGGCGCAGGCTGATGAAGTACGCAAGGTAAAACGCTCCGAAAGCGGGATGATCCAGGACCCGGTAACGCTGCACGAAGGCGCCGAAGTTGCGGACGCTGTAAAAATTATGCGCGAATACCGGATAGGGGGTATCCCGATCGTTAACGGTGGCGGCAAATTGATGGGCATCATTACTAACCGCGATCTTCGTTTTCAAAAAGATATGAACCGCCCGGTAGAAGAGGTAATGACCAAAACCAACCTGATCACTGCACCCGAAGGTACCACGCTTTTACAAGCCGAGGAAATTCTTCAGAATTATAAAATTGAAAAACTGCCGGTGGTTGATAAGGATGGCGTTTTACGCGGCCTGATCACCTTTAAGGATATACAAAAATTCAAAAACTTCCCAAGCGCCTGCAAAGATGAATACGGCCGTTTGCGGGTAGGCGCAGCGGTGGGTGTTTCGCCTGAAAATGTGGAGCGGGTTAAAGCCCTTTTTAACGCGGGTGTTGACGTGATAACTGTTGATACCGCGCACGGCCACTCCAAAGGGGTACTGGACATGGTTAGGCTGGTAAAACAACTATACCCTGATCTGCAGGTAATAGCCGGCAACGTAGCAACCGCTGACGGCGCTATTGCATTAGCCGATGCCGGTGCTGATGCGATAAAAGTGGGCATAGGACCGGGTTCTATCTGTACCACACGTATTGTTGCCGGGGTAGGCGTTCCGCAGTTGTTTGCGGTTTATGAATGTGCCAAAGCCATGCAGGGCAGGGGGATCCCAATCATTGCAGACGGCGGCATCAAACAAACAGGCGATATTGTTAAAGCAATTGGCGCGGGTGCAAGCTCCATTATGGCCGGCTCATTATTTGCAGGCGTTGAAGAATCTCCCGGCGAAACTATTTTATACGAGGGCCGCAAATTTAAATCATACCGCGGTATGGGTTCGGTTGAGGCCATGGATAAAGGCTCGAAAGACCGTTATTTCCAGGATGAAACGGATGTGGTGACCAAACTGGTTCCGGAAGGTATCGTTGGCCGAGTACCTTACAAAGGTATGCTTGCGGAAGTGATCTACCAGTACATCGGCGGATTACGGGCCGGAATGCACTATTGCGGTGCTGCAACCATAGAAGGATTACAAAAAGCCAAGTTTGTGAGGATTACAGCAGCCGGTATGCGCGAAAGCCATCCACATGATATTACTATCACTAAGGAAGCACCGAATTATTCGAGGTAG
- a CDS encoding Txe/YoeB family addiction module toxin: protein MEVIYTPRAVEELKYWKKSGNRAIQDKIQKLINAIQENPFEGIGKPEPLKYQLSGAWSRRITNEHRLVYEVNEKNEIVILTVFSLKGHY from the coding sequence ATGGAAGTAATTTATACTCCAAGGGCTGTCGAAGAATTAAAGTATTGGAAGAAATCTGGAAATAGGGCGATTCAAGATAAAATACAAAAACTTATAAATGCCATACAAGAAAATCCATTTGAAGGGATTGGGAAGCCTGAACCGTTAAAGTACCAGCTTTCTGGCGCATGGTCAAGGAGGATCACCAACGAGCATCGATTGGTGTATGAGGTTAACGAAAAGAATGAGATCGTCATCCTTACCGTTTTCTCTTTAAAAGGTCATTATTAG
- a CDS encoding DUF2683 family protein, which translates to METLIIQPKTKEQLTALKAFIKAMKIDFRSEKSPYDPEFVEKILQGREDIKNGKGVRIATEDLWK; encoded by the coding sequence ATGGAAACGCTGATTATACAACCCAAAACAAAGGAGCAATTAACAGCATTGAAGGCTTTTATTAAAGCGATGAAGATCGATTTCAGGTCTGAAAAAAGTCCTTATGACCCTGAATTTGTTGAAAAAATTCTTCAGGGAAGAGAAGATATAAAAAACGGCAAAGGTGTTCGGATAGCTACAGAGGACCTATGGAAGTAA
- a CDS encoding M16 family metallopeptidase, producing MTLQRKTAPEFKAIENIHLIHPERRELANGCKVFCFNSGDQELVRIEWIFGNLRFKPESPLLNMAVNSLLTEGTDSLTSAQISDKIDFYGAFLQVDYGHDNSQVTLYSLNKHLHHTLPVIKDIITNSIFPQKELDTFIRNQRQKLQVSLQKNDIIARRIFSKALYGNTLYGLSADIETYDTLNREDMRVHFAQMYQPSNCTMIVAGKIEPETLNLISDAFDKEWHNTGQAADTSQPVIVPAAEHFYFTEKPGALQSAIRMGAPAVNRTHPDFPPLQVLNTVLGGYFGSRLMANIREDKGYTYGIGSGMSALKYGASLFIATEVGADVCKMAVNEIEKELNLLQNELIPETELSLVRNFLMGALLGSLENVFSHADKFKNIHFAGLGYDYYDRYVDAIKTVKADRLQELAKQYLNFDQFYKVIVGKY from the coding sequence ATGACGCTACAAAGAAAAACGGCCCCTGAATTTAAGGCCATCGAAAATATACACCTGATCCACCCGGAGCGCAGGGAACTGGCCAATGGCTGTAAAGTTTTTTGTTTTAACTCCGGCGACCAGGAACTGGTGCGCATTGAATGGATTTTTGGCAACCTTCGTTTTAAACCAGAAAGCCCCTTGCTGAATATGGCGGTTAATTCCTTACTTACAGAAGGTACCGATAGCCTCACCTCGGCGCAGATCTCGGATAAGATTGATTTTTATGGCGCTTTTTTACAGGTTGATTACGGTCACGATAACTCGCAGGTAACACTTTATAGCTTAAATAAACATTTACACCACACATTGCCTGTAATAAAGGATATCATTACCAATTCCATCTTCCCTCAAAAAGAATTGGATACCTTCATCCGAAACCAGCGGCAAAAATTGCAGGTGAGTTTGCAAAAGAATGATATAATTGCCAGGCGCATATTTAGTAAAGCGTTGTATGGCAATACTTTGTATGGGCTAAGCGCCGATATTGAAACCTACGACACCCTTAACCGCGAGGATATGCGGGTACATTTCGCTCAAATGTACCAGCCATCAAATTGCACTATGATCGTTGCCGGTAAAATTGAACCGGAAACATTAAACCTCATCAGCGACGCTTTTGATAAAGAATGGCACAACACAGGGCAGGCTGCAGATACAAGCCAACCGGTTATCGTTCCGGCTGCAGAACATTTTTATTTTACGGAGAAGCCTGGCGCATTACAGTCTGCCATCAGGATGGGGGCGCCTGCTGTAAATCGTACACATCCCGATTTTCCACCGCTTCAGGTTTTAAATACTGTCCTTGGGGGGTATTTTGGATCGAGGCTGATGGCCAACATCCGCGAGGATAAAGGTTATACTTATGGTATTGGATCGGGTATGAGTGCATTAAAATATGGTGCATCATTGTTTATCGCGACAGAAGTTGGCGCTGACGTATGCAAAATGGCTGTAAATGAGATAGAAAAAGAACTTAATTTGTTGCAAAACGAGTTAATCCCGGAAACTGAGTTGTCCCTTGTGCGCAATTTTTTAATGGGCGCCCTGCTCGGTAGCCTCGAAAATGTTTTTTCACATGCCGATAAATTTAAAAATATCCATTTTGCAGGGCTCGGGTACGACTATTATGACCGGTATGTAGATGCCATAAAAACAGTTAAAGCAGATCGTTTGCAGGAACTTGCAAAACAATACTTAAATTTTGATCAGTTTTATAAAGTGATTGTGGGGAAATATTAA
- a CDS encoding M16 family metallopeptidase — MVKFNRFTLDNGLRVIVHEDDTTPMAVLNILYDVGARDEDPEQTGFAHLFEHLMFGGSVNIPDYDQPLQRVGGENNAFTSNDITNYYITLPSSNIETAFWLESDRMLSLAFSEKSLEVQRAVVIEEFKQRYLNQPYGDVWLKLRPLVYKKHPYQWATIGKELKHIEDAKIEDVKAFFKKHYNPQNAVMVVGGDVKTEDVKKLAEKWFGPIPAGEKYHRNLPQEPDQHDERRLTVTGKVPLDDVYIAFQMGARLDESYYVAELISDILSRGNSARLYRNLVKEKHIFSEVHAYMTGSMDKGMFVFEGKPLENISLEAAEAAIWEELERLKTELVPADELTKVQNKIESTMIFSEMALLDKAMNLASFELMGDADMLNHETAKYLAVTPERIKDLSNQLFRKDNSSTMIYLAEKAV, encoded by the coding sequence ATGGTTAAATTCAACCGATTTACTTTAGACAATGGCCTGCGGGTTATTGTACACGAAGATGATACTACACCGATGGCGGTGCTTAATATATTATATGATGTTGGCGCCCGCGACGAGGATCCCGAACAAACCGGTTTTGCCCATTTATTTGAGCACCTGATGTTTGGCGGATCGGTGAACATCCCCGACTATGATCAGCCCCTGCAACGTGTTGGCGGCGAAAATAATGCCTTTACCAGCAACGATATCACTAACTATTATATCACCCTGCCATCATCCAATATTGAAACAGCTTTTTGGCTGGAGAGCGACAGGATGCTGAGCCTGGCTTTTAGCGAAAAAAGCCTTGAAGTGCAGCGTGCCGTAGTGATTGAAGAGTTTAAACAGCGTTATTTAAACCAGCCTTATGGCGATGTGTGGCTTAAATTAAGGCCTTTGGTTTATAAAAAACATCCCTACCAGTGGGCCACCATTGGTAAAGAGTTGAAACATATTGAAGATGCGAAAATTGAAGATGTAAAAGCATTCTTTAAAAAACACTATAACCCGCAAAACGCAGTAATGGTAGTTGGCGGCGATGTTAAAACCGAAGATGTAAAAAAACTGGCCGAAAAATGGTTCGGGCCGATACCTGCCGGCGAAAAGTACCATCGAAATTTACCACAGGAGCCCGATCAGCACGACGAACGACGCCTCACCGTTACAGGCAAAGTGCCGCTGGATGATGTGTATATTGCTTTCCAGATGGGAGCAAGGTTGGATGAGAGCTATTACGTGGCGGAGTTAATTTCTGATATCCTTTCGCGCGGGAATTCTGCGCGTTTGTATCGTAACCTGGTTAAAGAAAAGCATATCTTTAGCGAAGTGCATGCTTATATGACCGGCAGTATGGATAAAGGGATGTTTGTTTTTGAGGGTAAACCACTTGAAAACATCAGCCTTGAAGCTGCCGAAGCAGCAATTTGGGAGGAGCTTGAAAGGCTGAAAACCGAGCTGGTGCCCGCGGATGAGCTGACCAAAGTGCAAAACAAGATTGAATCAACAATGATCTTTTCGGAAATGGCTTTATTGGATAAAGCGATGAACCTTGCATCGTTTGAGTTAATGGGCGACGCTGATATGCTTAACCATGAAACCGCGAAATATCTCGCAGTTACCCCGGAGCGGATCAAAGATCTGAGCAACCAGCTGTTCAGAAAAGATAATTCTTCAACAATGATTTATTTGGCGGAGAAAGCTGTCTGA
- a CDS encoding phosphoribosylpyrophosphate synthetase, which produces MKTYNNLVEATNDLMKRGYTENLSLEGDTVDDKDKNIQMTSDDFEIDEFYRFEGASNPDDMSIIYAVTSRKYNLKGILVNAFGTYANTSTSAIEAKLHHHQVSHHLHSGDRPVE; this is translated from the coding sequence ATGAAAACATATAATAATTTAGTGGAAGCCACTAATGACCTGATGAAAAGAGGATATACTGAAAACCTCAGCCTTGAAGGTGATACAGTTGACGATAAAGATAAAAATATCCAAATGACCTCTGACGATTTTGAGATTGATGAGTTTTATCGTTTCGAAGGGGCAAGCAACCCTGATGACATGTCGATCATATACGCCGTTACTTCACGTAAATATAATTTGAAGGGCATATTGGTGAATGCGTTTGGTACGTATGCCAATACCAGCACCTCGGCAATTGAAGCTAAGCTGCATCATCACCAGGTAAGCCATCATTTGCACAGCGGGGACAGGCCTGTAGAGTAG
- a CDS encoding ATP-dependent DNA helicase, translated as MSTEHFQKAFPHEPTPQQLELFGKLHNFLISDNGDECFILKGYAGTGKTTVLGALVKVLRNYNFKYVLLAPTGRAAKVITAYSGRKAFTIHKKIYRKKSAANVDEGFLLGDNLADNTLFIVDEASMISDEIGIGHRASLLYDLINFVYNTKNCKLMLVGDTAQLPPVGSIDSPALDAGLMKDKFGLDVYSFELTDVLRQQKDSGILFNATKVRDMIRRKKENMPKIVTKGYKDIFRMGGDVLEEGLNYAYSKYGYDNSLVICRSNKNANAYNRQIRGRILYREEELTGGDQVMVVKNNYFWMQDQEEGSTGFIANGDIARIKKVRRTEDLYGFRFADVQMEFIDYAEDPVFDCKIMLDTLYTEAPALPQEDQKRFYLEVMKDYDHIPNKRAKWNELKQNPYYNALQIKFAYAITCHKAQGGQWDAVFVDQGYLTEEMVNTDFLRWFYTACTRATTELFLVNFNKAFFVGGE; from the coding sequence GTGTCAACAGAACATTTTCAAAAAGCATTTCCGCACGAGCCGACGCCGCAGCAATTGGAGTTGTTTGGCAAATTGCATAACTTTTTGATAAGCGATAACGGTGACGAATGTTTTATACTGAAGGGATATGCTGGAACCGGTAAAACCACGGTTTTGGGCGCCCTGGTAAAAGTACTTCGGAATTACAATTTTAAATATGTGCTGCTTGCGCCAACCGGGCGTGCCGCCAAAGTGATCACAGCCTATTCGGGCCGGAAGGCTTTTACCATACATAAAAAAATATACCGCAAAAAATCGGCTGCCAATGTGGATGAAGGGTTTTTATTGGGCGATAACCTGGCGGATAACACGCTTTTTATTGTTGATGAGGCATCAATGATCAGCGATGAGATCGGTATAGGCCACCGGGCTTCTTTGCTTTATGATCTCATTAACTTTGTCTACAACACCAAAAACTGCAAACTAATGCTGGTGGGCGATACGGCGCAGTTGCCGCCGGTAGGTTCTATTGATAGCCCCGCCCTGGATGCGGGGCTAATGAAAGATAAATTCGGACTGGATGTTTATAGCTTTGAGTTAACCGATGTGCTGCGCCAGCAAAAGGATTCGGGGATCTTGTTCAATGCCACAAAGGTTAGGGATATGATCCGCCGGAAAAAAGAAAATATGCCAAAAATCGTTACCAAAGGCTATAAAGATATTTTCAGGATGGGCGGCGATGTACTTGAGGAAGGTCTTAATTATGCTTACAGCAAATACGGATATGATAATTCGCTGGTCATTTGCCGTTCTAACAAAAACGCGAATGCTTATAACCGGCAGATCCGCGGGCGGATCTTGTACCGCGAAGAAGAATTAACAGGCGGCGACCAGGTAATGGTGGTGAAAAATAATTATTTCTGGATGCAGGACCAGGAGGAGGGGAGCACAGGTTTTATAGCCAATGGCGATATCGCCCGAATTAAAAAAGTACGCCGGACGGAAGATCTGTACGGCTTCCGATTTGCTGATGTGCAGATGGAGTTTATTGATTATGCCGAAGACCCTGTCTTTGATTGCAAGATCATGCTGGATACGCTTTATACAGAGGCCCCTGCATTGCCGCAGGAAGACCAGAAAAGGTTTTACCTGGAGGTAATGAAAGATTACGACCATATCCCTAATAAACGCGCAAAATGGAACGAGCTGAAGCAAAACCCGTACTATAATGCCCTACAGATAAAATTTGCCTACGCTATTACCTGCCACAAGGCCCAGGGCGGCCAATGGGATGCCGTTTTTGTTGACCAGGGCTACCTGACTGAAGAAATGGTAAACACCGACTTTTTACGCTGGTTTTACACTGCTTGCACGCGCGCAACCACTGAACTGTTTTTGGTGAATTTTAACAAGGCTTTTTTTGTCGGCGGGGAATAA
- a CDS encoding acyltransferase family protein: MKITYLEFLRGMSCLFIVGWHLAFLAPTGHPTHLTAFWGTDALIMFFMLSGLVINLSESRKPKTRKEFIKNRFIRIYPQFVVGMLLGLLALYVTGSVFPSFKVILGNFLIVSTMKDYMGYIVPSIESNLPVWSLAFEVAFYVLFSFTIGRNQKKALFYWFIIALIAIPAFFLKTDRDAFTHIIAVFAFSSVWLVGYYIYEYRNLFYVEKYTVLFGLGILPLISRMQFSANFYDPLKYFIFSIFAIPFFRFCLQLPPEGKKIKMIYLIIPHTLFVIAALTIRYMPLTNTIVYSTFPYVYMAIGFMIEKLKLKGFVLKFIDKAGSMTGKYSYPLYISHYTVLFVFSKYIHNVLLYAIVSLPIIAVIAYGLENWFQPVVLRYVKKGKPIKAPGVAAEAYNPALQAPLIAAKSA; the protein is encoded by the coding sequence ATGAAAATAACCTATCTCGAATTCCTGAGAGGCATGTCATGCCTGTTTATTGTTGGCTGGCACCTTGCTTTTCTGGCGCCTACCGGGCATCCTACCCACCTTACCGCTTTTTGGGGCACTGATGCTTTGATCATGTTTTTTATGTTATCAGGACTGGTGATTAACCTATCGGAGAGCAGGAAACCGAAAACAAGGAAAGAATTCATCAAAAACAGGTTTATCCGCATCTATCCGCAGTTTGTTGTGGGGATGTTACTCGGTTTACTGGCGCTTTATGTTACGGGCAGTGTTTTCCCCTCATTTAAAGTGATCCTGGGCAATTTTTTAATTGTAAGTACGATGAAGGATTATATGGGATACATTGTTCCAAGTATCGAGAGTAACCTGCCCGTTTGGTCACTTGCTTTTGAGGTAGCTTTTTATGTTTTGTTTTCATTTACTATTGGCCGCAACCAGAAAAAGGCACTTTTTTATTGGTTCATTATCGCCCTTATCGCTATCCCTGCATTCTTTTTAAAGACCGACAGGGATGCGTTTACCCATATTATTGCTGTATTTGCGTTTTCATCGGTATGGCTGGTAGGCTATTATATTTATGAGTACCGTAACCTTTTTTATGTGGAAAAATATACAGTACTTTTCGGATTGGGTATACTTCCGCTCATTTCGAGGATGCAATTTTCAGCAAACTTTTATGACCCGCTGAAGTATTTTATCTTTTCCATTTTTGCCATACCTTTTTTTCGATTTTGTTTACAATTACCCCCCGAAGGAAAAAAGATCAAAATGATCTACCTCATTATTCCGCATACGCTGTTTGTTATTGCTGCGCTTACTATCCGCTATATGCCGTTAACAAATACCATCGTTTACAGTACCTTTCCTTATGTTTATATGGCTATCGGCTTTATGATTGAAAAACTCAAACTAAAGGGTTTCGTGTTGAAATTTATTGATAAGGCAGGTTCAATGACGGGGAAATACTCCTACCCTTTATACATCAGCCACTATACTGTACTGTTTGTTTTCTCAAAATATATCCATAATGTGCTGCTTTACGCCATTGTTAGTTTACCCATTATAGCCGTAATTGCTTACGGGCTCGAAAATTGGTTTCAGCCGGTTGTTTTGCGTTATGTTAAGAAAGGGAAACCAATTAAAGCACCTGGTGTAGCTGCCGAAGCATATAATCCAGCACTGCAAGCGCCGCTGATAGCCGCTAAAAGTGCCTGA
- a CDS encoding DUF3822 family protein, which translates to MDENNNNYTDNSFNLYQAYSYTLLLLVEPTSFSYAVVYQNRLLVSAQNCDLDELAHPKQLSELLSATYKKVIIGLPATGLTLVPKKLFSDSLVADYARFLDVKENEKVFAQALDAENNIIYKTPGYIAAAVEKFGFQNAVYTAQGWIQAIIKSNPPSDNIYIEVGKSQVQLLNFSGRSLRFYNTFEFSHEDDLVYFTSVVAEELRLKPQSATLVLSGDISLDDKKMKRLAEFFPKMEINGIKVLELPGQIPSHKLLALAALSLCGSSEAH; encoded by the coding sequence ATGGACGAGAACAACAACAATTACACAGATAATAGCTTTAACCTGTACCAGGCTTACAGTTATACTTTACTTTTGCTGGTTGAACCAACCTCGTTCAGCTATGCGGTTGTTTATCAAAACAGGTTGCTCGTATCAGCGCAAAACTGCGACCTTGATGAACTTGCGCATCCCAAACAATTAAGCGAGCTGTTATCGGCCACCTATAAAAAGGTGATCATCGGTTTGCCGGCAACAGGTTTAACCTTAGTCCCCAAAAAACTTTTCAGCGATTCGCTGGTAGCTGACTATGCCCGTTTCCTGGATGTAAAAGAAAATGAAAAGGTTTTCGCCCAGGCACTTGACGCTGAAAACAATATCATTTATAAAACTCCGGGATATATTGCCGCTGCAGTTGAAAAATTCGGTTTTCAAAATGCTGTTTATACCGCACAGGGCTGGATCCAGGCAATTATAAAAAGCAATCCGCCAAGTGATAACATTTATATTGAAGTGGGTAAAAGCCAGGTTCAGCTGCTAAATTTTTCAGGAAGAAGTCTCAGGTTTTATAATACATTTGAATTCAGCCACGAAGATGACCTGGTTTATTTCACCTCAGTAGTGGCCGAAGAACTTCGTTTAAAGCCGCAATCAGCCACGCTGGTATTAAGCGGCGATATCAGCCTGGATGATAAGAAAATGAAACGGCTTGCCGAATTTTTCCCGAAGATGGAGATCAACGGAATAAAAGTTTTGGAACTGCCCGGCCAAATTCCCTCACATAAATTACTGGCACTTGCCGCTTTATCGTTATGCGGATCATCGGAGGCTCATTAA